The genomic window ATAAAACAAGTGATGGTTGGGAAAATAAAACTATAAAATTATTGGAAAAATTAGGAATAAGAGAGCCGGAAAAAATTTTAAAAAAATATCCTCATGAAACAAGTGGAGGAGAAAGACAAAGAGTTGTAATAGCTGGAGCTTTAATAGGAGAGCCTCAGCTCCTAATAGCAGACGAAGTTACTACTGCCTTAGACTTAAAGACTAAAAAAGAGGTAATAGGGCTTTTTAAAGAGATTCAGAGAGCCACAGGGGTATCTATTTTATTTATCTCTCATGATTTAGAATCAATTAAAGATTTTGCTCAAAGAGTTTGTGTGATGTATAAGGGAGAGATTGTTGAAGAAAATAGTTGTGAGAAAATATTTAATGAACCTAAACATCCTTATGTAAAAAAATTAATTTATCTTTCTAATAGCCTTTGGACAAGAGGTGAAAAATGATTTTAAAAGTAGAAAATTTATCAAAAGTTTATGTGAAAAAAAATCTATTTTCAAAAGAGGAAAAAAAAGTATTAAAAAATATATCTTTTGAGGTAAAAAAAGGTGAAATTTTCTCTATAATAGGGCAATCTGGTGTCGGAAAATCAACTATTGGAAAAATAATTTTAGGAATAGAGAAAGAAAGTAGTGGAAAAATTGAATTTTTAGGAGAAAACTTGAGTAAAAGAGAAAAAAAAGATATTCAAATGGTGTTTCAAGATCCATATAGTTCTTTAAATCCTGCAATGAAAATAAAAGATATCTTAGCAGAACCATTAAAAGCAAATGGAGAAAAAAATAGAGATATAATAAAGGAAAAAGTTAAAAATATATTAAATGAAGTTGGATTAAATGAGGAATCAGGAGATAAATATCCAAATGAGTTAAGTGGAGGACAAAGACAAA from uncultured Fusobacterium sp. includes these protein-coding regions:
- a CDS encoding ATP-binding cassette domain-containing protein yields the protein MILKVENLSKVYVKKNLFSKEEKKVLKNISFEVKKGEIFSIIGQSGVGKSTIGKIILGIEKESSGKIEFLGENLSKREKKDIQMVFQDPYSSLNPAMKIKDILAEPLKANGEKNRDIIKEKVKNILNEVGLNEESGDKYPNELSGGQRQRVVIGCAMILKPKLVVCDEPVASLDLAIQKQILDLIKKFNRDYGTTFIFISHDLGVVYNVSDRVMVLYKGEIQEITEVEEFFSAPKSEYGKYLLEGIR
- a CDS encoding ATP-binding cassette domain-containing protein, giving the protein MKLIDIKNLNLEIDGKLLLKDINFFINSKEIVALAGESGSGKTLTTKFILGILPERSKINYEKFEKNCKIGAVFQNAFTSLNPTIKIGHQLKRIYEGHYKTSDGWENKTIKLLEKLGIREPEKILKKYPHETSGGERQRVVIAGALIGEPQLLIADEVTTALDLKTKKEVIGLFKEIQRATGVSILFISHDLESIKDFAQRVCVMYKGEIVEENSCEKIFNEPKHPYVKKLIYLSNSLWTRGEK